From a single Deinococcus fonticola genomic region:
- a CDS encoding serine hydrolase domain-containing protein has translation MCKTDTLVAEIHSLMQSHQFSGVIRLDRKGETLLESGYGLAQRALNLPNTPQTQFGIASGTKTLTALVIISLIAEGKFKLESRVRALLSSDLPCIADEVTIEHLLSHRSGIGDYLDENDDPDLNDYLMPVPVHRLVNTLDYLPLLDAKPMKFSPGEQFAYCNSGFVVLALIAERCTGLSFANLVRQRVTEPAGMSHTAFLRSDELPASAALGYLSDPQTDRTNVLHLPVRGSGDGGIYSTAGDIHRLWDALLLGRIVDKGWVDEMLRPRSTFASGGGYGLGLWHGAEGRYWMMGADAGVGFASGVLPAQDFRLTLLSNVTEGTDAVFRDLSKRLLAEVN, from the coding sequence ATGTGTAAGACCGACACGCTGGTCGCAGAGATTCATTCTCTGATGCAGTCCCATCAATTTTCAGGGGTGATCCGGCTGGATCGGAAAGGTGAAACGCTGCTGGAATCCGGTTACGGACTGGCTCAGCGCGCGCTGAATCTGCCCAACACGCCGCAAACACAATTTGGTATTGCCAGTGGAACCAAGACCCTGACGGCACTGGTCATCATCAGCCTGATAGCCGAGGGCAAATTCAAGCTGGAAAGTCGGGTTCGGGCATTGTTGAGCAGCGATTTACCCTGCATTGCCGATGAGGTGACCATTGAACACCTGCTGAGTCACCGTTCCGGCATAGGCGACTATCTGGATGAGAACGACGACCCGGACCTGAATGACTACCTGATGCCCGTTCCAGTTCACCGCCTGGTGAACACACTCGATTACCTCCCGCTGCTGGACGCGAAACCCATGAAATTCAGCCCTGGTGAGCAGTTTGCTTACTGCAATAGCGGTTTCGTGGTGCTGGCACTCATTGCGGAACGCTGTACCGGGCTTTCCTTCGCAAACCTGGTGCGGCAGCGGGTGACTGAGCCAGCCGGCATGTCCCATACGGCTTTTCTCCGCTCGGATGAGTTGCCTGCTTCAGCGGCCCTGGGTTACCTGAGTGACCCCCAGACAGACCGTACCAATGTCCTCCACCTTCCCGTGCGGGGCAGTGGGGACGGCGGCATCTACTCCACCGCTGGAGACATTCACAGGCTCTGGGACGCCCTTCTGCTGGGGCGCATCGTGGACAAGGGGTGGGTGGACGAGATGCTGCGCCCCAGGAGCACCTTCGCTTCCGGCGGGGGGTATGGTCTGGGCCTCTGGCACGGCGCGGAAGGCAGATACTGGATGATGGGGGCCGACGCGGGAGTGGGCTTTGCCAGTGGTGTCCTTCCTGCGCAGGACTTCCGCCTCACTCTCCTGTCCAACGTCACTGAGGGAACGGACGCAGTGTTTCGCGACCTGTCGAAAAGGCTGCTGGCTGAAGTGAATTGA
- the hutU gene encoding urocanate hydratase, with protein sequence MTQTETAPVIRAPRGPEKTAKGWVQEAAKRMLMNNLDPEVAEHPEQLVVYGGRGKAARNWEAFHKIVETLDRLENDETLLVQSGKPVAVLKTNEWSPRVLIANSNLVPHWANWETFDKLDKAGLMMYGQMTAGSWIYIGTQGILQGTYETFAGAAQKHFGGTLKHTITVTAGLGGMGGAQPLAVKLAGGVSINIEIDPTRIQKRLETRYLDEVAGDLADAIKRAEGYKAQGVARSIGVQGNAAQLVPQLLELNWTPDLLTDQTSAHDPMWGYIPPVTPDEDANKLREDHPEEYRKRAYEAMATHVRAMLELQQRGAVTFDYGNNLRQRAFEWGVENAFDYPGFVPAFIRDSFCEGRGPFRWVALSGDPEDIRATDQALLELFPHDERLQSWLTYAADQIAFQGLPARICWLGYKERDQAGKLFNQMVKDGRLKAPIVIGRDHLDAGSVASPYRETEAMKDGSDAVSDWALLNFGVGIASGASWMSFHHGGGVGLGFSQHAGFVIVADGTDDAALKLERALTNDPGMGVIRHADAGYDLALDVARERGIDLPSLGIEDHA encoded by the coding sequence ATGACCCAGACCGAAACTGCCCCCGTGATCCGCGCCCCCAGAGGCCCCGAAAAGACCGCCAAAGGCTGGGTTCAGGAAGCCGCCAAGCGCATGCTGATGAACAACCTCGACCCGGAAGTGGCCGAACACCCCGAACAGCTGGTGGTGTACGGCGGGCGCGGCAAGGCCGCCCGCAACTGGGAGGCCTTCCACAAGATCGTGGAGACCCTCGACCGGCTGGAGAACGACGAGACCCTGCTGGTGCAGTCCGGCAAACCGGTGGCGGTGCTGAAGACGAACGAGTGGTCGCCGCGCGTGCTGATCGCCAACAGCAACCTCGTGCCGCACTGGGCCAACTGGGAGACCTTCGACAAGCTGGACAAAGCGGGCCTGATGATGTACGGCCAGATGACCGCCGGCAGCTGGATCTACATCGGCACGCAGGGCATCCTGCAGGGCACCTACGAGACCTTCGCGGGCGCGGCGCAGAAGCACTTCGGCGGTACCCTGAAGCACACGATCACCGTCACCGCCGGCCTGGGCGGCATGGGCGGCGCGCAGCCCCTCGCGGTGAAGCTGGCCGGCGGTGTGAGCATCAACATCGAGATCGACCCCACCCGCATCCAGAAACGCCTGGAAACCCGTTACCTGGACGAGGTGGCGGGTGACCTCGCGGACGCCATCAAACGCGCCGAGGGGTACAAGGCCCAGGGTGTGGCCCGCTCCATCGGCGTGCAGGGCAACGCGGCGCAGCTCGTGCCGCAACTGCTGGAGCTGAACTGGACGCCCGACCTGCTCACCGACCAGACCAGCGCCCACGACCCGATGTGGGGCTACATCCCGCCCGTCACGCCCGACGAGGACGCGAACAAGCTCCGCGAGGATCACCCCGAGGAATACCGCAAACGCGCCTACGAGGCGATGGCGACGCACGTCAGGGCCATGCTGGAACTCCAGCAGCGCGGCGCGGTGACCTTCGACTACGGCAACAACCTGCGCCAGCGGGCCTTCGAGTGGGGCGTGGAAAACGCCTTCGATTACCCTGGCTTCGTGCCCGCCTTCATCCGCGACAGCTTCTGCGAGGGCCGTGGGCCGTTCCGCTGGGTGGCCCTTTCCGGCGACCCCGAGGACATTCGCGCCACCGACCAGGCGCTGCTGGAACTGTTCCCGCACGACGAACGCCTGCAAAGCTGGCTGACCTACGCCGCCGACCAGATCGCCTTCCAGGGGCTGCCCGCCCGCATCTGCTGGCTGGGCTACAAGGAACGCGACCAAGCGGGCAAACTGTTCAACCAGATGGTGAAGGATGGCCGCCTGAAGGCCCCCATCGTGATCGGGCGCGACCACCTGGACGCCGGCAGTGTCGCCAGCCCCTACCGTGAAACCGAGGCCATGAAGGACGGCAGCGACGCCGTGAGCGACTGGGCGCTGCTGAACTTCGGGGTGGGCATCGCGTCGGGGGCCAGCTGGATGAGCTTCCACCACGGCGGTGGCGTGGGCCTGGGCTTCTCCCAGCACGCCGGCTTCGTGATCGTCGCCGACGGCACCGACGACGCCGCCCTGAAGCTCGAACGTGCCCTGACCAACGACCCCGGCATGGGCGTCATTCGCCACGCCGACGCCGGGTACGACCTCGCGCTGGACGTGGCGCGGGAACGCGGCATCGACCTGCCCAGCCTGGGCATCGAAGACCACGCATGA
- a CDS encoding agmatinase: MSMPGHLTYSGIPTFARAPLVEPSGDWQADVAVLGVPFDIALGFRPGARFAPRALREASLRSVPPFTGLDGKTRLAGVTFADASDVILPSLEPQLAHDRITETARQVRGRCRVPVFLGGDHSVSYPLLRALDDVPELHIVQLDAHLDFTDIRNDTKWSNSSPFRRACEALPNLKHITTVGLRGLRFDPEAVAAARARGHTLIPMDDVSADLAGVLERLPQGKNVYFSIDVDGFDPAVIPGTSSPEPDGLTYAQGMKILSAAAAKNNVVGLDLVELAPGLDPSGRSELLMARLIMETLCEIWETQE, encoded by the coding sequence ATGAGCATGCCTGGCCACCTGACCTATTCCGGCATTCCTACCTTTGCCCGCGCCCCGCTGGTCGAGCCTTCCGGCGACTGGCAGGCGGACGTAGCCGTGCTGGGCGTGCCTTTCGATATTGCCCTGGGCTTTCGCCCCGGCGCACGCTTTGCGCCGCGTGCCCTGCGCGAAGCCTCATTGCGAAGTGTGCCGCCCTTTACTGGCCTGGACGGCAAAACCCGCCTCGCAGGCGTGACCTTTGCCGATGCCAGCGACGTGATTCTGCCCTCGCTCGAACCCCAACTCGCCCATGACCGCATCACCGAGACGGCACGGCAGGTGCGGGGGCGCTGCCGGGTGCCGGTGTTCCTGGGCGGCGACCACAGCGTCAGTTATCCACTGCTGCGTGCCCTCGATGACGTGCCGGAGCTGCATATCGTGCAACTGGACGCGCACCTGGACTTTACCGATATTCGCAACGACACCAAATGGAGCAATTCCAGCCCCTTTCGGCGGGCGTGTGAGGCGCTGCCCAACCTGAAGCACATCACCACCGTGGGCCTGCGCGGGTTGCGCTTCGACCCCGAAGCGGTGGCGGCGGCGCGGGCGCGGGGCCACACCCTGATCCCGATGGATGACGTGTCCGCCGACCTCGCGGGCGTGCTGGAGCGGCTGCCACAGGGCAAAAATGTCTACTTTTCCATTGACGTGGACGGCTTTGACCCCGCCGTGATTCCCGGTACGTCCAGCCCCGAACCCGACGGCCTGACCTACGCGCAGGGCATGAAGATTCTGAGCGCAGCGGCGGCAAAAAATAACGTGGTGGGCCTGGACCTGGTGGAACTTGCGCCGGGCCTCGACCCCAGCGGGCGCAGCGAACTGCTGATGGCGCGGCTGATTATGGAGACGTTATGCGAAATCTGGGAGACTCAGGAGTGA
- the hutI gene encoding imidazolonepropionase yields the protein MSGAETLFTNISQLVTPRPGPQRGAAMRELTVLEDAALLVKNGLIEWVGPASAAPAAAQTLALGGRAVVPGLIDPHTHAVWAGDRLRDWEAKLGGATYEEILSRGGGIRSTMRATAAASVPELVRLARPRLGALRDSGATTVEVKSGYGLDFDAELRMLQAVRELQAEFELIPTLLIHVPPEQGRAEYVQGVCNDLIPRVAREKLAAAVDVFSEQEAFSVDETRAMFEAARANGLRFKLHADQFHAIGGTELACELGALSVDHLEASGPAQIAALAASGTVATILPGVTLHLGLPAAPARQLVDAGAVVAVGTDLNPGSSPAFSTQLALALAIRLNRLTPAEALTACTVNAAAALGLNDRGSLSAGQRADFSVLHSPDWRDLPYTLGASPVADVFIAGVKQ from the coding sequence ATGTCTGGCGCTGAAACGCTCTTTACGAACATCTCCCAGCTCGTAACACCCCGGCCCGGCCCCCAGCGCGGCGCGGCCATGCGTGAATTGACCGTGCTGGAGGATGCTGCCCTGCTGGTCAAAAACGGCCTGATTGAGTGGGTCGGCCCTGCTTCCGCTGCTCCGGCTGCCGCTCAAACCCTTGCCCTGGGCGGGCGGGCCGTGGTGCCCGGCCTGATTGACCCGCACACCCACGCGGTCTGGGCGGGCGACCGCCTGCGCGACTGGGAAGCCAAACTGGGCGGCGCGACCTACGAGGAAATTTTGAGTCGGGGTGGCGGCATTCGCTCGACCATGCGGGCCACCGCTGCCGCGAGCGTGCCCGAACTGGTCCGGCTGGCCCGCCCGCGCCTGGGAGCGTTGCGCGATTCGGGCGCGACAACGGTAGAAGTCAAGAGCGGTTACGGCCTGGATTTCGATGCCGAGCTGCGGATGCTTCAGGCGGTGCGCGAGTTGCAGGCTGAATTTGAACTGATTCCCACACTGCTGATTCACGTTCCCCCTGAACAGGGCCGCGCCGAGTATGTGCAGGGTGTCTGCAACGACCTTATTCCGCGTGTGGCGCGTGAAAAACTGGCGGCGGCGGTAGACGTGTTCAGCGAGCAGGAGGCGTTCAGCGTGGACGAAACCCGCGCCATGTTTGAGGCGGCCAGGGCCAACGGCCTGCGCTTCAAACTACACGCCGACCAGTTTCACGCGATTGGCGGCACCGAACTGGCCTGTGAACTGGGCGCACTCAGCGTGGACCACCTGGAAGCCAGCGGCCCCGCGCAGATTGCTGCCTTGGCGGCGTCCGGCACGGTGGCGACGATTCTGCCGGGGGTGACGCTGCACCTCGGCCTGCCCGCCGCGCCTGCCCGTCAACTGGTAGACGCGGGCGCAGTCGTGGCGGTGGGCACCGACCTCAACCCCGGTTCCTCGCCCGCGTTCAGCACGCAGTTGGCGCTGGCGCTGGCTATTCGCCTGAACAGGCTCACCCCCGCCGAAGCCCTCACCGCCTGCACCGTGAATGCCGCCGCCGCGCTGGGCCTGAACGACCGGGGCAGCCTCAGTGCAGGCCAGCGGGCCGATTTCTCCGTTCTGCACAGCCCCGACTGGCGCGACCTGCCGTATACGCTGGGCGCAAGTCCGGTGGCTGATGTTTTTATTGCAGGAGTAAAACAATGA
- the hutH gene encoding histidine ammonia-lyase, producing the protein MILDNNLTLPQFISVVRHSEKVELSDAARRRIQTARDVIESIVQGDTAIYGVNTGFGKFENVQIDRHQLAQLQHNLIVSHAIGVGEALPAEVVRGMLLLRAQSLALGHSGVRVEVVELLLALLNAGAHPVIPAQGSVGASGDLAPLAHLALALIGLGEVEYHGEVRPSAEVLAHLGLQPVTLQAKEGLALINGTQLMGSLLALALHDAKVLLGTANLAAAMTVEAKYGSHRPFGADVVGLRPHPGAVAVAAQVRGFLHGSEIAPSHLTGDGKVQDAYSLRAVPQVHGATWDALEHAERVLNIEFASVTDNPLIFPETGEVVSGGNFHGQPLAVTIDALKVAVAELGNISERRTEQLLNPSLSGLPAFLTPQGGLNSGLMIAQYTSAALVSENKVLAHPASVDSIPTSANQEDHVSMGAHGARQLRQILANVQNVLSIELMAAAQALDFQNLRAGAGVQAAYEHIRSLVPHLDQDRYYRPDVLRIAEEIRSGRLLHVARHEPLEPVANEGASARVPEFGDSTSRH; encoded by the coding sequence ATGATTCTGGACAACAACCTCACTCTTCCCCAATTCATTTCTGTCGTACGACACAGCGAAAAAGTGGAACTGTCGGACGCCGCCCGCCGCCGCATTCAAACCGCCCGCGACGTGATTGAAAGCATCGTGCAGGGCGACACGGCCATCTACGGCGTCAACACGGGCTTCGGCAAGTTCGAGAACGTGCAGATTGACCGTCACCAACTGGCGCAGCTTCAGCACAACCTGATCGTGTCGCACGCGATTGGGGTGGGTGAGGCGCTGCCCGCCGAGGTGGTGCGCGGGATGCTGCTGCTGCGGGCGCAGAGTCTGGCGCTGGGGCACTCCGGCGTGCGCGTGGAAGTGGTGGAACTGCTGCTGGCTCTGCTGAATGCCGGGGCGCACCCGGTCATTCCCGCGCAGGGCAGTGTGGGCGCGTCGGGCGACCTCGCGCCGCTGGCCCACCTTGCTCTCGCGCTGATTGGCCTGGGCGAAGTCGAATATCACGGCGAAGTGCGTCCCAGTGCCGAAGTCCTGGCCCACCTGGGCCTACAACCCGTGACCTTGCAGGCCAAGGAAGGGCTGGCCCTCATCAACGGCACGCAACTGATGGGCAGCCTGCTGGCCCTGGCCCTGCACGACGCCAAAGTGCTGCTGGGCACGGCGAATCTGGCAGCGGCCATGACGGTGGAAGCTAAGTACGGTTCTCACCGTCCGTTCGGGGCCGATGTGGTGGGCCTGCGCCCGCACCCCGGCGCGGTGGCGGTGGCAGCGCAGGTGCGAGGGTTCCTGCACGGTTCCGAGATTGCCCCCAGTCACCTCACGGGCGACGGCAAGGTGCAGGACGCCTACAGCCTGCGGGCCGTACCGCAGGTTCACGGCGCCACCTGGGACGCGCTGGAACATGCCGAGAGGGTTCTGAACATCGAGTTCGCGTCGGTGACGGACAATCCGCTGATCTTCCCGGAAACGGGCGAGGTCGTCAGCGGCGGCAATTTCCACGGTCAGCCGCTGGCCGTGACCATCGACGCGCTGAAGGTGGCAGTGGCGGAACTGGGCAACATCAGCGAGCGCCGTACCGAGCAGCTGCTCAACCCGTCGCTGAGCGGCCTGCCCGCCTTCCTGACCCCACAGGGCGGCCTGAACAGCGGCCTGATGATCGCGCAGTACACGTCCGCCGCGCTGGTCAGCGAGAACAAGGTGCTGGCCCACCCGGCGAGCGTGGACAGCATTCCGACCAGTGCCAATCAGGAAGATCACGTGAGCATGGGTGCCCACGGAGCGCGGCAGTTGCGGCAGATCCTGGCGAACGTGCAAAACGTCCTGAGTATCGAACTGATGGCGGCGGCGCAGGCCCTGGACTTCCAGAACCTGCGGGCGGGTGCGGGCGTGCAGGCCGCCTACGAGCACATCCGTTCGCTGGTGCCGCACCTCGACCAGGACCGCTATTACCGCCCGGATGTGCTGCGTATTGCCGAGGAAATTCGTTCCGGGCGGCTTCTGCATGTGGCCCGCCATGAACCGCTGGAACCCGTCGCCAACGAGGGCGCGTCCGCCCGCGTGCCAGAATTCGGAGACAGCACTTCCCGCCACTGA
- a CDS encoding MBL fold metallo-hydrolase encodes MTPDVTVTRVLDTLHVLEVAIPFPMKTVTITVDTASPVTLIDTGIYTPQARAGLEAGLAQLGLKFSDVQRVIVTHHHPDHYGMAGLLEEAGAEIFVLDIEAESGLAYWRDWDAWLPKLLAQMHANGLPPEMHGAQERFHRSVRGMVVPAKKWTLLRENGDVQLAGRDWQVLWLPGHADGHLGLWQPEESLLIAADAILPRITPNIGLYAYSRPDPLADYLDTLDSLTKLAPQRAIVGHHGPVMSGVAERAQALRAHHAERLEFLKNAVGRAPGSAWEMSRVMFPRPLNEANLRFALAETLAHLEHLHLQGQLGRVEEGSVVRFIPI; translated from the coding sequence ATGACGCCGGACGTGACCGTGACCCGCGTGCTGGACACCCTGCACGTGCTGGAAGTGGCTATTCCGTTTCCCATGAAAACCGTGACGATCACGGTCGATACGGCGTCCCCGGTCACGTTGATCGACACGGGGATTTACACGCCGCAAGCGCGGGCGGGGCTGGAGGCGGGCCTGGCGCAACTGGGACTGAAATTCAGTGACGTGCAGCGCGTCATAGTCACTCATCACCACCCGGACCACTACGGCATGGCGGGTCTGCTGGAAGAAGCGGGCGCGGAAATCTTCGTGCTGGATATCGAGGCCGAGTCGGGCCTGGCCTACTGGCGCGACTGGGACGCCTGGTTGCCGAAGTTGCTGGCGCAGATGCATGCGAACGGGCTGCCGCCGGAGATGCACGGCGCGCAGGAAAGGTTTCACCGTTCCGTGCGCGGTATGGTCGTCCCCGCCAAAAAATGGACGCTGCTCAGGGAAAACGGTGACGTACAACTGGCCGGGCGGGACTGGCAGGTGTTGTGGCTGCCCGGTCATGCGGACGGTCACCTGGGCCTGTGGCAACCCGAGGAAAGTCTGCTGATCGCGGCAGACGCGATTTTGCCGCGTATTACGCCCAATATCGGGCTGTACGCTTACAGCCGCCCGGATCCTCTCGCCGATTACCTGGACACGCTGGACAGCCTGACGAAACTGGCGCCCCAGCGGGCGATCGTGGGCCATCACGGCCCGGTCATGTCGGGGGTGGCAGAGCGGGCACAGGCACTCAGGGCGCACCATGCCGAGCGGCTGGAATTTCTGAAGAACGCAGTCGGCAGGGCGCCGGGCAGCGCCTGGGAAATGTCGCGCGTGATGTTCCCCAGACCGCTCAACGAGGCGAACCTGCGTTTTGCCCTGGCCGAGACGCTGGCGCATCTGGAGCACTTGCACTTGCAGGGGCAGCTGGGCCGCGTCGAGGAAGGGAGCGTGGTTCGGTTCATACCCATCTGA
- a CDS encoding enoyl-CoA hydratase/isomerase family protein, translating into MSLVLTENRAHLRILKLNRPEVRNAMSGPMMAELMAALDAAEVDRDVRGVIFTGEGSAFCGGLDVEELKAMAARSPEQHRADATAFANMLERIYLFPKPTFAAVNGHAVGAGAGMVCAADFAVQDAKAKVGFTEAKIGFVAAVVAVFVMRQLPEKHARDLLLSARLLGAEEAARMGLVNEAAAEGQALARALELAEAVTANAPMSLRVTKQMLADAPHQSLQEGLKQAAELNAAARASGSLKEGVASFLEKRAADWNAVAER; encoded by the coding sequence ATGAGTCTAGTGTTGACCGAAAACCGCGCTCACCTTCGCATTCTGAAATTGAACCGGCCGGAGGTGCGCAACGCCATGAGCGGCCCGATGATGGCCGAATTGATGGCGGCGCTGGACGCGGCGGAAGTGGACCGGGACGTGCGCGGCGTGATTTTCACCGGGGAAGGCTCGGCCTTCTGCGGCGGCCTGGATGTGGAGGAGTTGAAGGCCATGGCTGCCCGCTCGCCGGAGCAGCACCGGGCGGATGCCACGGCGTTTGCGAACATGCTGGAGCGCATTTACCTGTTTCCCAAGCCGACATTCGCGGCGGTCAACGGGCACGCGGTCGGGGCGGGGGCGGGCATGGTGTGCGCGGCCGATTTTGCCGTGCAGGACGCGAAAGCGAAGGTGGGGTTCACCGAGGCGAAAATCGGCTTTGTGGCGGCGGTGGTGGCGGTGTTCGTCATGCGTCAGTTGCCGGAAAAACACGCCCGCGATCTGCTGCTCAGCGCCCGCCTGCTGGGCGCCGAGGAAGCCGCCCGCATGGGCCTGGTCAACGAGGCCGCAGCGGAGGGGCAGGCCTTGGCCCGCGCCCTTGAACTCGCGGAAGCGGTGACGGCGAACGCGCCCATGAGTCTGCGCGTCACGAAGCAGATGCTGGCCGACGCGCCGCACCAGAGCTTGCAGGAAGGATTGAAGCAGGCGGCCGAGTTGAACGCCGCCGCGCGCGCTTCCGGGAGTCTGAAAGAGGGTGTGGCCTCCTTTCTGGAGAAACGCGCCGCCGACTGGAACGCGGTGGCCGAAAGATGA
- a CDS encoding gamma carbonic anhydrase family protein produces MALIIPFAGKTPKIGQDVFLAPTAVLIGDVEVGDNTSIWFGCVLRGDFGAIRVGQNCTLQDNAVIHSGEDCDTILGNSVTLGHNVTVEGCVIGDNTLIGVNAVVLPYSRIGTGSLIAASSLVLERAEIPDYVLVTGIPGKVKGPLEGRARDWTGFAPRDYLKMQARYRAEGIDKLPLDSPNP; encoded by the coding sequence GTGGCCCTGATCATCCCTTTCGCCGGTAAAACCCCGAAAATCGGCCAGGACGTTTTCCTGGCGCCCACCGCTGTGCTGATTGGTGACGTGGAGGTGGGGGACAACACGTCCATCTGGTTTGGCTGTGTGCTGCGCGGGGATTTCGGGGCCATCCGGGTCGGGCAGAACTGCACGTTGCAGGACAATGCCGTGATTCACAGCGGCGAGGACTGCGACACCATCCTGGGAAACAGCGTGACGCTGGGCCACAACGTGACCGTCGAGGGCTGCGTGATCGGGGACAACACGCTGATCGGCGTGAACGCCGTGGTGCTGCCTTACAGCCGCATCGGCACGGGCTCCCTGATCGCCGCCAGCAGCCTGGTGCTGGAACGCGCCGAGATTCCCGATTACGTGCTGGTCACTGGTATACCCGGTAAGGTGAAAGGCCCGCTGGAAGGCCGCGCCCGCGACTGGACCGGGTTTGCGCCGCGCGACTACCTGAAGATGCAGGCCCGTTACCGCGCCGAGGGCATCGATAAGCTCCCCCTGGACTCGCCGAATCCCTGA
- a CDS encoding MarR family winged helix-turn-helix transcriptional regulator encodes MSRLTPTEIGAWNGFLRVHSRVWNTLEDAMIKRCGLTMAGYELLLAVEEAGEAGIRMSDLAGKLRYTSGGLTRLADKLQQQGLIQRLRSETDGRGFQVHLTPQGQQKLRRIHVEHLRDVRQQFLGRLSAEEQQTLAAIWQKLERTTR; translated from the coding sequence ATGAGCCGCCTGACTCCCACGGAAATCGGGGCCTGGAACGGCTTTCTGCGCGTACACTCCAGGGTCTGGAACACCCTGGAAGACGCCATGATCAAACGCTGCGGGCTGACTATGGCCGGCTATGAACTGCTGCTGGCCGTCGAGGAAGCGGGCGAAGCCGGGATTCGCATGAGCGACCTGGCCGGCAAATTGCGCTACACCTCAGGCGGCCTGACCCGGCTGGCCGACAAGTTGCAGCAACAGGGCCTGATTCAACGCCTCCGCTCTGAGACAGACGGGCGCGGGTTTCAGGTTCACCTGACACCGCAGGGCCAGCAGAAGCTCAGGCGCATTCATGTGGAGCACCTGCGGGACGTTCGCCAGCAGTTCCTGGGCCGCCTGAGCGCCGAGGAGCAGCAGACCCTGGCGGCGATCTGGCAGAAACTGGAGAGAACGACCAGATGA
- a CDS encoding VOC family protein, with protein MNQQFSGLHHVSALSADIARNHDFYTRLLGLRLVKKTVNQDAPSMYHLFYADGAGSPGSDMTFFDFPRAAREHRGKDSISLTTFRVTGEAALNFWQERLEHGGVPVVRREVDGRERLEFEDVDSTRLAIFDDAGAGPRGAPWAGSDVPAEFQLQGLGFSGFTVGELEPLSEFLQGGLNMRPARQYDDNGHAVHVFEMGAGGPSAELHVTLAPELPRHRPGAGGVHHVALRVRDEAELLNWLAHLNRLGSPNSGEVDRHWFQSVYITAPAGLIIELATDGPGFATDEAPDSLGERLSLPPFLEASRTEIEAKVRPLLGS; from the coding sequence ATGAATCAGCAATTTTCCGGCCTTCACCATGTCAGTGCCCTGAGTGCCGACATCGCCAGAAACCACGACTTTTACACCCGCCTGCTGGGCCTGCGACTGGTGAAAAAAACTGTGAACCAGGATGCACCGAGCATGTACCACCTCTTTTACGCCGATGGCGCGGGCAGCCCCGGCAGCGACATGACGTTCTTCGATTTTCCGCGGGCCGCCCGCGAGCACCGGGGCAAGGACAGCATCAGCCTGACGACCTTTCGGGTCACCGGGGAGGCCGCGCTGAACTTCTGGCAGGAGCGTCTAGAGCACGGTGGCGTGCCCGTCGTGCGCCGGGAAGTCGATGGCCGCGAACGACTGGAATTTGAGGATGTGGACAGCACGCGCCTGGCCATTTTCGACGATGCTGGGGCGGGGCCACGCGGCGCACCCTGGGCCGGCAGTGACGTGCCCGCCGAATTCCAGCTTCAGGGGCTGGGCTTCAGCGGGTTCACGGTGGGTGAACTGGAGCCGCTGAGCGAGTTTCTGCAAGGCGGCCTGAACATGCGCCCGGCGCGGCAGTACGACGATAACGGTCACGCCGTTCACGTTTTCGAGATGGGTGCGGGTGGCCCCAGCGCCGAACTGCACGTGACCCTCGCGCCCGAACTGCCCCGTCACCGGCCCGGTGCGGGCGGCGTTCACCACGTGGCCCTGCGTGTCCGGGACGAGGCCGAGCTGCTGAACTGGCTGGCGCACCTGAACCGGCTGGGCTCCCCCAACAGCGGCGAGGTCGACCGCCACTGGTTCCAGTCGGTGTACATCACCGCGCCGGCCGGCCTGATCATCGAACTGGCGACCGACGGCCCCGGTTTTGCCACAGATGAAGCGCCGGACAGCCTGGGTGAACGCCTGAGCCTGCCGCCTTTTCTGGAAGCGAGCCGCACCGAGATCGAGGCGAAGGTCAGGCCGCTGTTGGGAAGCTAA